A segment of the Synechococcus sp. MEDNS5 genome:
ATGGCGGTGGTTATCACCATGGCGGTGGTTATCACTATCACCACCGTTACAGCAAGGGCCACTGGTATGGCCATCACGGTCGTTGGTATGGGCCCGGGTTTGCCAACCGCTGGAGTTGGAATACCTTCGGCGCTCTTGCTGGCGCTGCCGTGATTAGTGACCTTGTGAGTCGTGCCTTCGAGGCCAGCAGCTCAACCATTGTTGTGCCCGACAGTTCGTATGCGCTGGATTACGACAGCATTCGCGCCAATGGCAATGTGATCACGTTCAAGGTTGATGGCGCGCCGATGCGTGCCGACTGCAGGAGCGGCACTCTCGATGGTCATTCCCCTGAGAGTCGCGGGGAGGCGCAATTGGTGAATGCAGCCTGCACGGTGGCTTTCGGTTTCTGAGCTGTGGTGCCCTCAGGCCACTTCCGGTGCCCATCCAGCCTGACGATGCCAGCGCGGAGCCCACTGCAGGCAGTGGTGGGTGAGGTGTGTGCCCTGAGGGAGTTGCTGATGCTGCCGGTCGCAGCCCAGCAGCGTGCGTCCCTGTTGGTCACAGCTGTAGCGGAAGTGCTGGCAAGTGATGCAAACGCTTGATCCGCGACTGGGTTGCAGGTCGTTGACACTGAGGACACTCCAGAACTCCATCACTCGATAGCGCAGTACATCTGTACTAGCCGCAAGAGTGGCTTTGGTCAAGAAATGGCAAGCAATGGTGCTGTTGCCTCGGAAGGGGTCGATGCTCATCCCATGGGAATACTTCACTGCCCAATCTGTGTTGGCCTCGCTGTGCTCTCGGCGCTGCGTTTCTTCGCCCATGGCGTGATGTTGGTGCAGCTCGAAATCGGCCGGGAAGATCGTTTCGCTCATCCGGCCGACCTTTTGGGAACCGTGTTTGAGCTCTGAAGGGGCGTGGCTCAGGCGTTGCAGGTGCAGCCGCAGGCCCCGTTGCCGTGGCAGGGTTCCTGGTTTTTGTGTCCGCTGGCGCAGGCCTCCGAGCAGAAAGTACTGCCATCAATGAGGACGGCTTCGCTTTCGGACACGGTGCAGATGCAATCTGGGCATGCGCAAGCGCTTGTTAAAGGTGTCATCGCGTGACTCCTGAAGAATTGGATATGTCTGTCTTACGCCTGCTGGAATGGGGGTGCAAGGGGAGATCCGTACTCCAGCATCGGCTTGCTCAGCGGCGGCTGGAAGTCAGAAAGCCCCTGATGTAGTCCAGGCCCCAGTCGAGGGTGTGCACGGGCAGTTCATAGCAATCGTTGAACAAGCGGCGTTTGGCCTGCTCCAGTCGGGGCAAGCCAATGGCTTGGAGGTTGGCGCTTGAAGCCAGGAAAAATTCCTCTCGTGCCGCCGGGTCGTTGCGTTTCATGCCATTGACATACAGCGTGCGGATGTCCTGGAAGAGGTCAGCCGTCTCGCCTTCGAAGCGGATGATCTCGTCGCCAAGGGGGATTTCCATGGATTTGATGCAGCGCATCGAGAAGGCCATCGCCGCCCGTGTTTCCTCAGGGGAGAGGGCGTCCTCATGGCCATCGCGGAACTGATGTTGAATCACCCCGTTGCTGCATTCGAGCAAGCGGAGCAGTGCGAGTTTCTCGAGCTCAGCGTCGGGAAGCTGACTGAAGAGGCTGTACCAGTTGCGTCGTTTCATTGTTCTGCGATCACCCAGGCGGTGGCTGCGCGTTGGCGCATGTACAGGTCGGCAAGCTCGCGAGCGAGGGACCGTAACTCCTGAACGTTGTCGGTGGTGTCGATCAAGCGCTTGAGCGACTCGACCTCGAATTTTTGGCTGAGGGACAGCTGCATGGAACAGCGCTTAAGTAACAACACCTTAAAAAAAGTTCACGATCGTCGGCTGTTGTTTCTGCTGCAAAAAGGAAAAACCGATCCCGCGATGCGCTTTGGCACCTGCCAGGATGTAACAAATTCGTTACATCGGGCTGATGACCGTCGGAGAGCTTTTTCTCGAATCCCTGTCCACGGGCGTGATCACGGAAGATGAGATGCAGTGGCTCACATCCCATCAACACGGATTCTCCCGGACGGAAGAAGCCGCTGCGGTGCGCCTCGGTCGGCTGGTGGATGAGGGGATCGTCAATCTCGGTTGCAGGGTGTCCAATCGCGTGCTGCAGCACCGCGTGGTTCGCGACCACTGGATCGAGCCTTTGGGTCGTCGTCGCGGGCAACAATTCTGAGAGGATGCGCCAAGACTCGCTCCAATCTCATGGCGGACTTCCTCAATTGTGTTCGCGTCGTAGTGAAGCAGGGGTGCGATAAGCAGTACCTCGGTGCTGTGGAGGCCTGGGTCTCTCCCAAAGGAATGCGTGAGCGGTATCTGGCGCGAACAGGCGAGCGCGCCTACTGCTTCGTGGCTCTCTGGGACAGCCAGGAGTCTCTTGTGGCGGCACGTCCGCTGATGATTGAACACCTGAATTCAGTGAGGGATCTGCTCGAGGAGCTTTCCCCGGAACTGGGCGTTACCGATCCGGTTTCCGGGCTTGTGGTCCACACCGTGAAGGGCTGAAGAGCATCAGCTCTTCGGCGAATCCTGGCGTTCGCGAATGCGCTGTTCAAACTGCCTCACGTGCCGGCGTCGCCTGGCGATGGGCACCCCCACCGCCAGTGCAAGTACGCCAACCAGCAAGAGAGTGGCGAGCAGCTGCGCCAGCGTTGCTTGGGGAAACACATTGGACGACAGGCGGTCTACGGCGTTCTGCACAGTGCTGCCGTCTTCGGTGATCAGGACCGGTGGGATCGAGACAAGCCTCACAGGTGGTCGTCAATTATCAGAGCTGTTCACAGTGTGGCTTGAGGTGAGCTGAATAATCTCGGCCTGCGATCAAGCGGTCCTGAACCGGTGTGATCAAGGCCTGCACCTGAAGGAACAGAGCCTCACGCAAACGCCGGCCGCTGGGGTGACCATCACGAAGGGCTCCACCGGCATGGCTCACCAACGCGGCGCGACAGCAGCGCTCCGCCATCTCCAACGCTGAAGCACGCAGGTCGTGATGAGCCTTGTCGCTGAGGTTGTCCGGATCGTCGGCGGCCACATAGCAACGCCTGCGCAGCTCTGTAGCGTCTTCCATCAGGGTCTGAGCTGCGGTGATCCATCCGTCCGCCCGGCGATGTTGGGCCTGCTGCTGCAGATCGCCCAGCCCTGCCCGGATCAGGCCGAAGGCGGCTGGGTTGGCCAGGCGCGTGCGGGCTTGATCGGCCTGCGTCCACGCAGCGATCGGAGTGATTCCGATCACCCAGTCTGCGGGGATCCGGCAGTGGTTCAGGTTCACCGGCCGGCTCCAGGTGCCGCCCATGGCCAGCAGTTCCAGGGGTGGTTCCGGTGTGAGTCCACGGGGCAGGGAGATGGGCGCCTGCTTGTCGAGCAGCAGCGCCAGCACAGGGGCGTGGGGCGCTTGGCCGGCGCGCACCTGCACGGCGACGACATCGGCCAGATCCCAACCGGTGATCCAGTCGAGATGGCCCTGCAGCTCCCAGCCATCGCTGCAGGGGGAGGCCACGGGGGTGGCGGGACCCGGACGGCGCAGGTGTGCAAAAGCCGTGGCGCCAACTGCGCTTCCCGAAGCCAGACGTGTCAGCCAGCGCTGTCTGAGCGTTTGATTCGTGGAGGCCTGCAGCAGGCGCAGAGGCGACTGGTGCTGTGACCAGCAGAACCACACAGCTGCGTCGGCCATGGCCAGCCGCTCGGCCCGCTCCCGTTGCTGCGGGGCAGCCGCCACCGGCCCCAGCCAGCCGATGCCACTGAGCTGGTCCATCACGGACCGAGGCACGCCGAGGCGTTCGTGGTCAGCGGCTGCTGCCGTGATGCGCGCCAGCATCGCCTCCTCATCCGCGCTGACGGCGGCATCCGGTGTGTGCGGGCCCAGGGGGTCAGGACCCAGCATCAGGCCGAAAGCCACTGCAGCGCCACGCTGCGCTGGCGCGGGCCATCCAGCTCCACCAGGATCACGTCCTGGTAACGGCCCAGCTGCAGCGCGCCGTTGCGCACCGTCACCGTTGTCTGATGGCCGAGCAGCAGGGCCTGCAGGTGGGCATGGGCGTTTCGGGGTTCATCGTCGGGAATGCCCGGCCGGAGCTCCAGGTCGTTGTGTTTCCAGGACGAGGTGGGAGGTGCCAGCTGCCGGAGCCACTGCTGCAGATCCAGCAGGAGCCTCTCCTCCAGTTCGTTCACGATCACGGCGGTGGTGGTGTGTTGCGCTGCCACCACAACGGCTCCGTCGCGTTCGCCATGCACCTGCACAAATCGATGCAGATCGGCGGTGAGCGACAGGCACTGGAAGGGGGCTTCGGTGCTGAGCTGGAGGAGCTGGGGGGTCATGGAGTCATGCTGCCTGCAAATTGCCGCTACGTCTTGGGCGCAAGGGAGCTAAAAATGCGATCAACGACCTGGATCCATGGCTCTCCTCCCGCGCTGGCAGTACATGACCGATGAAAGCAAGGCGCTTGTGAAGCGCACGGCTGTGAGTGTGCTGGTGCTGTTCCTGGCGGCGCTCCTGCTGCGGGCTCTGTTGCCCTGGGTGCTGCTGGCGTTGA
Coding sequences within it:
- a CDS encoding conjugal transfer protein TrbI; the protein is MTPLTSACACPDCICTVSESEAVLIDGSTFCSEACASGHKNQEPCHGNGACGCTCNA
- a CDS encoding acyl-CoA dehydrogenase family protein, translated to MAFGLMLGPDPLGPHTPDAAVSADEEAMLARITAAAADHERLGVPRSVMDQLSGIGWLGPVAAAPQQRERAERLAMADAAVWFCWSQHQSPLRLLQASTNQTLRQRWLTRLASGSAVGATAFAHLRRPGPATPVASPCSDGWELQGHLDWITGWDLADVVAVQVRAGQAPHAPVLALLLDKQAPISLPRGLTPEPPLELLAMGGTWSRPVNLNHCRIPADWVIGITPIAAWTQADQARTRLANPAAFGLIRAGLGDLQQQAQHRRADGWITAAQTLMEDATELRRRCYVAADDPDNLSDKAHHDLRASALEMAERCCRAALVSHAGGALRDGHPSGRRLREALFLQVQALITPVQDRLIAGRDYSAHLKPHCEQL
- a CDS encoding secondary thiamine-phosphate synthase enzyme YjbQ, with translation MTPQLLQLSTEAPFQCLSLTADLHRFVQVHGERDGAVVVAAQHTTTAVIVNELEERLLLDLQQWLRQLAPPTSSWKHNDLELRPGIPDDEPRNAHAHLQALLLGHQTTVTVRNGALQLGRYQDVILVELDGPRQRSVALQWLSA